One part of the Tunicatimonas pelagia genome encodes these proteins:
- a CDS encoding plastocyanin/azurin family copper-binding protein produces the protein MKNFILLLLIVIPSWLFAQAEDDYYRIETIPIPDSILLEVGGLAFTDDGKLGVSTRRGEVWLLDRPTSARPTFTRFAHGLHEPLGLAYRNGSFYTTQRAEVTKLTDNDSDGVADRYQSIYSWPLSGNYHEYSYGPLFLPNGDMLVTLNLAWIGYGESPVKWRGWLLKITEDGNMTPIATGLRSPAGFGFDINGEIFYGENQGDWIGSGRITHLEKGDFAGNPAGLNWSQEPNSPLRLKRSNIPDSVGLMHEFAKNISSMKPPTVWFPHTIMGISTSDIMTDTTQGGFGPFAGQMFVGDQGHSKVMRVFLEKINGEYQGACFPFREGFSSGILRMRWGPDDNMYVGMTSRGWASTGKEPYGLQRLVWTGKTPFEIKAIRAVANGFELEFTQPVDESVASQASIYPITNFIYSYHRSYGSPIINQQACQVHSAEVSADRTKVRLHMDGLREGYIHEIKVDGLKSASGQSLLHDVGYYTLNNFAEGTAVTAPIAQNKTSEMPPCEESEKRITEMPNDWEKPDVVINIGTEPGLKYDLSEFTVAEGDKVQIIFNNNDDMLHNLVVTEPNVANQVGEEAMTLGLAGTDRGYVPIMDEVLFHTCILQPETSESIYFVAPPAGEYEFVCTFPGHYKVMRGKMVVTSKETASR, from the coding sequence ATGAAAAATTTTATTCTTTTACTTCTTATCGTAATTCCCAGTTGGCTATTCGCCCAAGCAGAAGATGATTATTACCGAATTGAAACCATTCCTATTCCCGATAGCATTTTGCTGGAGGTAGGTGGATTGGCCTTTACTGATGATGGAAAATTAGGAGTCTCTACCCGGCGGGGTGAGGTTTGGTTGCTGGATCGGCCTACTTCGGCGCGCCCAACTTTTACCCGCTTTGCCCACGGACTACACGAGCCACTAGGGCTGGCGTATCGCAATGGTTCGTTTTACACTACCCAGCGGGCTGAAGTTACCAAACTTACTGATAATGACAGTGACGGCGTAGCTGATCGCTACCAATCAATTTACTCCTGGCCGCTTTCGGGCAATTACCACGAATATTCTTACGGCCCACTGTTTTTACCCAATGGCGATATGCTCGTCACGCTAAACTTGGCTTGGATTGGCTACGGCGAAAGCCCGGTAAAGTGGCGCGGCTGGCTACTGAAAATTACCGAAGACGGTAATATGACTCCCATCGCTACCGGATTGCGGTCACCCGCTGGATTTGGCTTTGATATTAATGGAGAAATATTTTACGGAGAAAACCAGGGCGACTGGATTGGCTCAGGTCGGATTACGCACTTAGAAAAAGGTGATTTTGCCGGAAATCCGGCCGGATTGAATTGGAGTCAGGAACCCAATTCACCGTTGCGGCTTAAGCGAAGCAACATTCCTGATTCGGTAGGGCTGATGCACGAATTTGCGAAGAATATTTCCAGTATGAAGCCCCCGACCGTTTGGTTTCCCCACACGATCATGGGAATTTCTACCTCTGACATTATGACGGATACCACCCAGGGTGGATTTGGGCCGTTTGCCGGACAAATGTTTGTGGGCGATCAGGGGCACAGTAAAGTGATGCGGGTGTTTCTGGAAAAAATCAATGGCGAATATCAGGGAGCCTGCTTTCCGTTTCGGGAAGGTTTCTCGTCCGGTATTCTGCGAATGCGCTGGGGACCGGATGATAATATGTACGTGGGCATGACCAGCCGGGGTTGGGCTTCTACCGGCAAAGAACCCTACGGCTTACAACGGTTGGTATGGACGGGAAAAACTCCGTTCGAGATAAAAGCCATTCGGGCGGTAGCCAACGGCTTTGAATTAGAATTTACCCAACCTGTTGATGAGTCGGTGGCTTCCCAAGCCTCGATCTACCCGATCACTAATTTCATCTACAGCTATCACCGAAGTTACGGTAGTCCGATTATTAATCAGCAGGCATGTCAGGTGCATAGTGCTGAGGTTTCAGCCGATCGTACTAAAGTACGTCTGCATATGGACGGGCTGCGGGAAGGCTACATTCACGAAATTAAAGTAGATGGATTGAAATCGGCCAGTGGTCAATCGCTATTGCACGATGTGGGATATTATACGCTTAATAATTTTGCCGAGGGAACCGCAGTAACCGCTCCTATCGCCCAAAACAAAACATCAGAGATGCCTCCCTGCGAGGAATCGGAAAAGCGCATAACCGAAATGCCTAACGATTGGGAAAAGCCCGATGTGGTAATCAATATCGGAACCGAACCCGGATTAAAATACGATTTAAGTGAGTTTACGGTAGCCGAAGGCGACAAGGTGCAAATTATCTTCAATAACAACGATGATATGCTGCACAACTTGGTAGTGACTGAACCTAATGTGGCCAATCAGGTGGGGGAAGAAGCAATGACTTTAGGATTGGCGGGAACCGACCGGGGCTACGTGCCAATCATGGATGAAGTTTTGTTCCACACTTGTATTCTCCAGCCTGAAACTTCGGAAAGCATCTACTTCGTAGCTCCTCCGGCGGGCGAATACGAGTTCGTATGCACCTTTCCCGGGCACTACAAAGTAATGCGAGGAAAGATGGTCGTCACATCAAAGGAAACCGCTTCTCGTTGA
- the ggt gene encoding gamma-glutamyltransferase yields MRALLFFFLLLPTLLFAQDRLTGEQFATRSEVIAQHGMAATSQPLATQTALYILRQGGNAIDAAIAANAVLGLTEPTGNGIGGDLFAIVWNAENEELLGLNASGRSPYDLSLAYFEENGHEEVPYRGPLSVSVPGCVSGWFALHEKMGSLPMTTILQPAIDYARDGFPLTEVIASGWRGNARVLQQYEGFSDVFMPNGRTPEKGEIFKNPGLANTLEKIAQEGQDAFYKGEIAKTITDYIKKQGGLLSTKDLADHTADWVEPVSTNYRGYEVYELPPNGQGTAVLQMLNILEGYDLASMGFGSAEYIHHLVEAKKIAYEDRAKYYADPDFVQIPMDQLISKEYAQARAKLIDPDRAGREYPAGELEQGNTIYMTVADGDGNMISLIQSNYSGMGSGMTPPGLGFILQNRGALFSLEEGHNNVYEPHKRPFHTIIPAFVTKNGKPYLSFGLMGGAMQPQGHVQVLVNMIDFGMNVQEAGDAPRINHASDSQPTGGKMTDGGILRMETGFSSETIQELMRKRHTVQFARGVYGGYQAIKYDAENDVYIGASESRKDGQAAGY; encoded by the coding sequence ATGAGAGCTTTACTTTTCTTCTTTCTTTTACTGCCCACTTTGCTATTTGCCCAAGACCGACTGACGGGCGAGCAGTTTGCTACCCGCTCGGAGGTGATTGCCCAGCACGGGATGGCGGCTACCAGTCAACCACTAGCTACGCAAACGGCACTCTATATTCTCCGACAGGGCGGTAATGCCATTGATGCCGCTATTGCCGCTAATGCGGTACTAGGGTTAACCGAACCTACCGGCAATGGAATAGGTGGTGATCTGTTTGCCATTGTCTGGAATGCCGAAAATGAAGAATTGCTCGGGCTGAATGCCAGCGGACGCTCCCCGTACGATTTATCTCTCGCGTACTTTGAAGAAAACGGCCACGAGGAAGTACCCTACCGAGGACCATTATCAGTAAGTGTGCCGGGCTGCGTGAGCGGTTGGTTTGCGTTGCACGAAAAAATGGGCAGCCTACCCATGACTACCATTCTTCAGCCCGCGATTGATTACGCCCGCGATGGTTTTCCGCTGACGGAAGTGATTGCTTCCGGTTGGAGGGGAAATGCCCGAGTACTTCAGCAGTACGAAGGCTTTTCCGATGTCTTTATGCCTAACGGTCGAACTCCCGAAAAAGGTGAAATTTTCAAAAATCCCGGATTAGCCAACACATTAGAGAAAATTGCCCAGGAAGGCCAAGACGCATTTTATAAGGGTGAGATTGCCAAAACGATTACCGACTATATCAAAAAGCAAGGTGGGCTGCTCTCCACCAAAGACTTAGCAGATCATACTGCGGACTGGGTGGAACCGGTTTCTACTAACTACCGAGGCTACGAGGTATACGAACTGCCGCCTAATGGGCAAGGAACTGCCGTACTACAGATGCTCAATATTTTAGAAGGTTACGATTTAGCCAGTATGGGCTTTGGTAGTGCGGAGTATATCCATCATTTGGTAGAAGCCAAAAAGATAGCCTACGAAGACCGGGCAAAGTACTACGCTGACCCCGACTTTGTACAAATCCCGATGGATCAGCTCATTTCTAAAGAATACGCCCAAGCTCGAGCTAAATTAATTGATCCCGATAGGGCGGGCCGTGAATATCCGGCCGGAGAGTTAGAGCAAGGTAATACGATCTATATGACTGTGGCCGACGGAGATGGTAATATGATCTCCCTTATCCAAAGCAATTATTCTGGTATGGGTTCGGGGATGACTCCGCCCGGTCTGGGTTTCATCCTGCAAAACCGGGGAGCGTTGTTTAGTTTGGAAGAAGGCCATAACAATGTGTATGAACCCCACAAACGTCCGTTCCATACCATTATTCCGGCCTTTGTTACTAAAAACGGTAAGCCTTATCTGAGCTTTGGACTTATGGGGGGTGCCATGCAACCCCAGGGTCACGTGCAAGTACTGGTCAATATGATTGACTTTGGGATGAACGTGCAGGAAGCCGGGGATGCCCCCCGAATTAACCACGCGAGCGACTCTCAACCTACCGGAGGTAAAATGACGGATGGAGGTATTCTGCGGATGGAAACCGGATTTTCTTCGGAAACTATCCAAGAGCTAATGCGAAAACGACATACCGTTCAGTTTGCCCGGGGAGTATACGGCGGTTACCAAGCCATCAAGTACGATGCGGAAAATGATGTATACATCGGCGCATCGGAATCACGAAAAGACGGTCAAGCAGCTGGGTACTAA
- a CDS encoding DUF3078 domain-containing protein, producing MKKVLLSIVLFTLCHLSLLAQVVPDPTALLTPPDTLGADTVWTTSTKFGLNFNQAAFSDNWTGGAVNSVAFSGLFNYLANYKNGSWSWNNTVDLLFGVVNNQGQGVRKTQDRIFLDSKVGYDISKEWNGYGSLNFLTQFGPGFRYVETATGGEDALRISDFLAPAFLTFSLGFEYAPTRNFSLRLSPFSPRITIVNDTTLYNNLESSMSGIAYGVESRAGETVRYEWLAFQLLANWNKNITENISLQARYLTFANYENLSLNQIDHRLDVTLAAKLTQYINVNVSAIALYDFDQVSELQFSQLIGIGILLSREKAVVE from the coding sequence ATGAAAAAAGTCTTATTATCAATTGTATTGTTTACGCTATGTCACCTGAGTTTACTAGCCCAAGTGGTACCCGACCCTACCGCTCTGTTAACTCCTCCTGATACTTTGGGAGCCGATACCGTCTGGACTACTTCTACGAAGTTTGGTCTTAACTTCAATCAGGCAGCGTTTAGTGATAACTGGACTGGGGGGGCAGTAAATTCTGTCGCTTTTTCTGGCCTGTTTAACTACTTGGCGAATTATAAAAACGGTTCTTGGTCGTGGAATAATACCGTTGATTTGCTATTTGGGGTAGTTAATAATCAAGGGCAAGGGGTACGCAAAACACAAGATCGAATTTTTCTGGACAGTAAGGTAGGGTACGATATTTCTAAAGAATGGAATGGCTACGGTTCTCTAAATTTTCTTACGCAATTCGGTCCGGGTTTTCGTTATGTGGAGACGGCAACTGGTGGAGAAGACGCATTACGAATTTCAGATTTCTTGGCACCGGCATTCCTGACGTTTTCACTGGGGTTTGAATATGCTCCCACTAGAAACTTTTCGCTGCGTTTGAGTCCGTTTTCACCTCGTATTACTATCGTAAATGACACTACATTATATAATAATTTAGAGTCTAGCATGAGTGGAATTGCCTATGGCGTAGAAAGTCGAGCCGGCGAAACTGTCCGTTATGAGTGGCTAGCATTTCAACTACTAGCTAACTGGAACAAAAATATTACCGAAAATATTAGTCTTCAGGCTCGCTACCTGACCTTCGCCAACTACGAAAACCTTTCTCTGAATCAAATTGACCATCGGTTAGATGTAACCCTGGCCGCTAAACTAACGCAGTACATCAATGTTAATGTATCGGCTATTGCCCTCTACGATTTCGATCAGGTTAGTGAACTACAGTTTAGCCAGCTTATTGGTATAGGCATACTGCTCAGTCGTGAAAAAGCAGTTGTTGAGTAA
- a CDS encoding mechanosensitive ion channel family protein, producing the protein MIENLDIEAAIKTLSEYAILFIPKLLLAILTLIVGLWIINRIITGLRKALNKREVDPSLVPFLSGIIKALLIVVLIISIASRVGIETTSFVAVLGAAGLAIGLALQGSLSNFAGGILILILKPFKVGDVIEAQGVTASVSEIQIFHTVLKSYDNKTIILPNGPLYNNKIINYSTEETRLVEWVFGISYDDDIDKARQIIKETVFADERVLNQDAPFINLAELADSSVNFKVRARCVQADYWNLFFEKTEAVKKAFDANDISIPYPQVDAHIHNPLVNS; encoded by the coding sequence ATGATAGAAAATTTAGATATCGAAGCTGCAATTAAAACGCTGAGCGAATACGCTATTCTATTTATTCCTAAGTTATTATTGGCTATTCTAACGCTAATTGTTGGTCTTTGGATCATCAATCGGATAATAACTGGTCTCCGAAAAGCACTCAATAAACGGGAAGTTGACCCTTCGCTAGTTCCTTTTCTGTCGGGTATTATTAAAGCACTACTAATTGTTGTGCTTATCATTAGCATTGCCAGCAGGGTAGGGATTGAAACCACCTCCTTTGTAGCGGTACTGGGGGCGGCTGGTCTAGCCATTGGTCTAGCGTTGCAGGGTAGTTTGTCCAACTTTGCGGGTGGTATTCTAATTCTAATTTTGAAGCCGTTTAAGGTAGGTGACGTAATTGAGGCACAGGGAGTTACCGCTTCAGTATCCGAAATTCAAATATTTCACACGGTACTAAAATCATACGACAACAAAACCATTATTCTGCCGAACGGGCCGTTGTATAACAATAAAATCATCAACTACTCTACGGAAGAGACCCGACTAGTAGAGTGGGTATTTGGCATCAGTTATGACGATGACATTGATAAAGCTCGCCAGATTATTAAGGAGACGGTTTTTGCTGATGAGCGAGTACTTAATCAGGATGCACCGTTCATTAACTTGGCCGAACTGGCTGATAGTTCAGTAAACTTTAAGGTTCGGGCTCGGTGCGTTCAGGCTGATTACTGGAACCTATTCTTTGAGAAAACGGAAGCGGTGAAAAAAGCATTTGATGCTAACGATATTAGTATTCCTTACCCGCAAGTAGATGCCCATATTCACAATCCTTTGGTCAACTCGTAG
- a CDS encoding DUF192 domain-containing protein — MSKPTTNPEDKISKVSSARKLLIVALIAGGVIAIIYFFFLGKEEGVGMASEQSSQSNTVEEPPFLEEGTLWFLSDNQQDTLQQITIEVADDQEQRAQGMMHRSAMDELQGMLFIHDRPEVQAYWMKNTKLPLDIIYVGENKEIVTIYQGVMPYSEKSIPSSSEALYVVEVNAGFTGRHKVEEGDFIAFELLN, encoded by the coding sequence ATGAGTAAACCTACCACCAATCCCGAAGATAAAATCTCCAAGGTTTCTTCCGCTCGCAAGCTACTGATCGTGGCGCTTATAGCAGGAGGTGTTATAGCAATCATTTATTTCTTTTTTCTCGGTAAAGAAGAAGGGGTAGGCATGGCTTCCGAGCAGTCAAGTCAGTCCAACACAGTAGAAGAACCCCCATTCCTTGAAGAAGGAACTCTGTGGTTTTTAAGTGATAACCAGCAAGACACTTTGCAACAGATTACCATCGAAGTAGCTGATGATCAGGAACAACGTGCCCAGGGAATGATGCACCGCAGTGCTATGGATGAGCTACAAGGAATGCTATTTATTCACGATCGGCCCGAAGTGCAGGCGTACTGGATGAAAAATACGAAGCTTCCGCTGGACATCATTTACGTAGGGGAGAACAAGGAAATTGTGACCATCTACCAAGGGGTGATGCCCTATTCGGAAAAGTCTATTCCTTCTTCTTCGGAAGCCCTCTACGTAGTAGAAGTAAACGCGGGGTTCACCGGTCGGCACAAAGTTGAAGAAGGAGATTTTATTGCCTTTGAGCTACTCAATTAA
- a CDS encoding acyl carrier protein phosphodiesterase: protein MNLLAHFYLSRSSSPLIVGSFLGDFVKGKQYQKFDSPLAEGILFHREIDFFTDFHPIFLQSKHRLVDQHRHYAGVIVDIFYDHFLAKNWPEYCETSLKTFTQQIYQVLHEQQTLLPPKAQQMLHYMSQHNWLLYYAELEGIARTLKGMEKRSRYPNQMGSAIANLQQHYESFEQEFSDFFAAVNQHSQAWLDSI, encoded by the coding sequence ATGAATTTACTGGCTCACTTTTATTTATCCCGCTCTAGTTCCCCACTTATTGTTGGCAGTTTTCTGGGCGACTTTGTGAAAGGAAAACAATACCAAAAGTTTGACTCGCCTCTAGCCGAAGGAATTCTATTTCATCGGGAGATTGATTTCTTTACTGATTTTCACCCCATTTTTCTTCAGAGTAAGCATCGATTGGTAGATCAGCACCGGCATTACGCGGGAGTGATTGTCGATATTTTTTACGACCACTTTCTAGCTAAAAACTGGCCAGAGTACTGCGAAACTTCTTTAAAAACTTTTACGCAGCAAATCTATCAGGTATTACACGAACAGCAGACTCTATTACCTCCGAAAGCTCAGCAAATGTTGCACTATATGAGCCAGCATAACTGGCTATTGTACTACGCTGAACTGGAGGGTATTGCCCGAACGCTGAAAGGCATGGAGAAACGCTCGCGCTACCCTAATCAGATGGGATCAGCCATTGCTAATTTGCAGCAGCACTACGAAAGCTTTGAGCAGGAATTTTCCGATTTTTTTGCTGCGGTTAACCAGCATAGCCAAGCGTGGTTAGACAGTATTTAA
- a CDS encoding 2-hydroxyacid dehydrogenase produces MKIAFFSTKSYDRTYMNQVNEAFGHDISYFDTGLRPSTAVLAQDHTAVCIFVNDQADTETLEVLKDQGVELLALRSAGFNHVDIGKADELGIKIARVPAYSPYAVAEHALAMILTLNRKTHLAYSRVRDGNFSLERLTGFDLRGKTVGVIGTGVIGRVFAQIMLGVGCKVVAYDPYPNEELKQQVEYMGLPELFSQSDIISLHCPLTKDTHYIINEEAVNQMKEDVMLINTSRGGLVDTKAVIQGLKHQKIGYFGLDVYEQEENIFFEDLSGAIIQDDMITRLMTFPNVLITSHQAFFTQEAMTGIAKTTLQNIRDFEEGKELANEVSYSDK; encoded by the coding sequence ATGAAAATAGCTTTTTTTAGCACTAAATCGTACGACCGAACTTATATGAACCAAGTGAATGAAGCGTTTGGTCACGATATATCGTACTTTGATACGGGTCTACGTCCTTCCACGGCAGTACTAGCGCAAGATCACACTGCGGTTTGCATCTTTGTAAACGATCAAGCCGATACTGAAACATTGGAAGTTTTGAAAGACCAAGGAGTGGAGCTACTAGCACTACGTAGTGCTGGCTTCAACCACGTAGATATTGGCAAAGCCGATGAACTAGGAATCAAGATCGCTCGGGTTCCGGCTTATTCACCTTATGCGGTGGCCGAACATGCGCTGGCAATGATCCTTACGCTTAATCGCAAAACCCACCTAGCCTACAGCCGGGTGCGGGATGGAAACTTTTCTTTGGAACGCTTGACCGGGTTTGACTTGCGAGGCAAAACAGTTGGAGTAATTGGAACCGGAGTAATTGGGCGAGTATTTGCCCAAATTATGCTAGGAGTTGGCTGTAAGGTAGTTGCTTACGATCCTTACCCCAATGAAGAACTGAAGCAGCAGGTAGAATACATGGGTTTGCCGGAGCTATTTAGCCAGTCTGATATTATCTCACTGCACTGTCCGCTCACGAAAGATACGCATTATATTATCAATGAAGAGGCGGTCAATCAAATGAAGGAAGATGTTATGCTGATTAATACCAGCCGGGGTGGTTTAGTAGATACCAAGGCGGTGATTCAGGGGTTGAAACATCAAAAAATCGGTTACTTTGGCTTGGATGTATACGAGCAAGAAGAAAATATCTTCTTTGAAGATCTCTCGGGAGCTATCATTCAAGACGATATGATTACCCGACTGATGACTTTTCCCAATGTGCTAATCACATCTCACCAGGCCTTTTTCACCCAAGAAGCCATGACTGGTATTGCGAAAACTACCTTACAAAATATTCGGGACTTTGAAGAAGGTAAAGAGTTGGCGAATGAAGTATCTTACTCTGATAAATAA
- a CDS encoding helix-turn-helix domain-containing protein yields MTSALFIWAFIQSFITGSVVSLVKRTITNKVLSGIFLALSINILLQYLFRYTNVKFDYAYLLFLADFLDFLLPTLILWYVHLLLKQKLTKRQYVYFLPAALSFLILLTYVLLHTDFTFQHYIGTPIHKVTLLALVIWKVFVVYRLNALLRAERAVSSNKLPLLQWPRVLMIFVGFTCFIALIQLVYHAAVVPYFEPSMVTQIRYLVQFNYILFTSSIILVIIYFPIKYPKILSGEPLIKSTPATDFPEREVYCKKLHKLIDEDQIHLDTELNEKALASQLGIPLYLLSRLLNEQIGQSFSQFINQKRVEAAKKMLESAQNKKLTNFAVAVDSGFRSESVFYVNFKKIAGMTPTQYKKSVERERKEELNATPSAL; encoded by the coding sequence ATGACGAGTGCTCTCTTTATCTGGGCGTTTATACAGAGTTTTATCACCGGATCTGTCGTCAGTTTGGTTAAGCGGACCATAACCAACAAGGTGCTGTCCGGTATTTTTCTCGCCTTATCTATTAATATCCTTCTTCAGTACCTTTTCCGCTACACTAACGTTAAGTTTGACTATGCTTACCTCCTTTTTCTAGCCGACTTTCTCGATTTCCTATTACCTACCCTTATTCTATGGTATGTCCACCTTCTTCTCAAGCAGAAGCTCACCAAACGTCAGTACGTCTACTTTCTTCCGGCGGCTTTATCCTTTCTGATTCTGCTTACCTACGTTCTGCTGCACACCGATTTTACATTCCAGCACTACATCGGTACTCCTATCCATAAAGTAACACTGCTGGCTCTAGTGATTTGGAAGGTATTTGTTGTTTATCGGCTCAATGCTCTGCTGAGGGCTGAACGGGCAGTATCGTCTAATAAGCTGCCGCTATTACAGTGGCCCCGAGTGCTCATGATTTTTGTAGGCTTCACCTGCTTTATTGCTCTAATCCAATTAGTGTATCATGCGGCGGTTGTTCCCTACTTTGAGCCATCAATGGTTACTCAAATACGCTATCTGGTGCAGTTCAACTACATCCTGTTTACCAGTAGCATTATATTGGTTATCATCTACTTTCCGATTAAATATCCCAAAATTTTGTCGGGCGAACCGCTTATCAAATCCACCCCCGCTACTGATTTTCCCGAGAGAGAAGTTTATTGCAAGAAGCTACACAAACTGATTGACGAAGATCAAATTCACTTAGACACTGAACTAAACGAAAAGGCGTTGGCCAGCCAGCTAGGCATTCCTTTGTACTTGCTATCTCGTCTATTAAATGAGCAGATAGGCCAATCGTTTAGTCAATTTATTAACCAAAAGCGGGTAGAAGCAGCCAAGAAGATGTTGGAAAGTGCCCAAAACAAGAAGTTAACGAACTTTGCAGTAGCCGTAGACAGTGGCTTCCGTTCGGAGTCTGTTTTCTACGTTAATTTCAAGAAAATTGCAGGTATGACTCCAACCCAGTATAAGAAAAGCGTGGAGAGAGAACGAAAGGAAGAACTTAATGCCACACCTTCTGCACTCTAA